One window of Vicinamibacteria bacterium genomic DNA carries:
- a CDS encoding APC family permease has translation MTPPATDPDAFGPSARDGRPALPRRFGLLQATALNMTNMIGVGPFITIPLLMGALGGPQAMLGWLVALLIVIPDGMVWSELGAAMPGSGGTYVYLREGYGPETWGRLAAFLFIWQFILSGPLEIASGYIGFSQYLGYLWPSLTDFDFALVAAGVGVLNLVLLYRPLGSLGPLTLALWGGTILTTLAVIVSGARHFDPRLAFDFPPGAFNFSLGFLIGLGAASRVGIYDYLGYYDICYIGDEVKDPGRVIPRSILLSIVGVALIYLAINLSVIGVVPWREFVPPGDHPQSKFVVSIFMEKIYGKTVASFFTAAILWTAFGSVFALLLGYSRIPYAAANDGYFFRAFGRLHPKRPFPYISLLVVGLIAIACSFLSLGLVIDALVTTRILIQFMGQIGAVALLRRRKPGMSRPYKIWLYPLPSLVALGGWIFVFATTEPRVILFGLGTLSVGLVFFVIWSWRVRRWPFTGVENRT, from the coding sequence ATGACCCCGCCAGCGACGGATCCCGACGCCTTCGGGCCTTCCGCACGCGACGGCCGTCCGGCGCTACCCCGCCGATTTGGCCTGCTCCAAGCCACGGCCCTCAACATGACGAACATGATCGGAGTGGGGCCGTTTATCACGATCCCCCTCCTGATGGGCGCCCTCGGCGGGCCGCAGGCGATGTTGGGCTGGCTGGTCGCCCTCCTGATCGTGATTCCGGACGGCATGGTCTGGAGCGAGCTGGGAGCGGCCATGCCCGGGTCAGGCGGGACCTACGTCTACCTGCGGGAGGGGTACGGCCCCGAGACGTGGGGCCGGCTCGCCGCCTTCCTTTTCATTTGGCAGTTCATCCTGAGCGGCCCGTTGGAGATCGCCTCGGGATACATCGGGTTCTCGCAGTACCTTGGCTACCTGTGGCCGTCCCTGACGGACTTTGACTTCGCGCTCGTGGCGGCGGGAGTGGGGGTCCTGAACCTCGTGCTCCTTTACCGGCCTCTGGGATCCCTGGGCCCCCTCACCCTCGCTCTCTGGGGGGGGACGATCCTGACCACCCTGGCCGTGATCGTGAGCGGCGCCCGGCATTTCGACCCGCGGCTCGCCTTCGACTTCCCGCCCGGAGCATTCAACTTCTCGCTCGGCTTCCTGATCGGCCTGGGGGCGGCGTCGCGGGTCGGCATCTACGACTACCTTGGCTACTACGACATCTGCTACATCGGCGACGAAGTAAAGGATCCGGGGCGCGTGATCCCTCGCTCCATCCTGCTCAGCATCGTGGGGGTGGCCCTCATCTACCTCGCGATCAACCTCTCCGTGATCGGCGTCGTCCCCTGGCGGGAGTTCGTCCCCCCGGGGGACCACCCGCAGTCCAAGTTCGTGGTCTCGATTTTCATGGAGAAGATCTACGGCAAGACCGTCGCGTCATTCTTCACGGCCGCAATCCTCTGGACGGCGTTCGGCTCCGTCTTCGCCCTTCTCCTCGGCTACTCTCGCATCCCCTACGCCGCCGCCAACGACGGGTACTTCTTCCGGGCGTTTGGCCGTCTCCACCCGAAAAGACCCTTCCCTTACATCTCCCTGCTCGTGGTTGGCCTCATCGCGATCGCGTGCAGCTTCCTCTCCCTGGGCTTGGTGATCGACGCCCTCGTCACGACCCGGATCCTCATCCAGTTCATGGGCCAGATCGGGGCGGTTGCCCTTCTGAGAAGGCGCAAGCCGGGCATGTCCCGCCCCTATAAGATTTGGCTCTATCCCTTGCCGAGCCTTGTCGCCTTGGGCGGTTGGATCTTTGTCTTTGCCACCACGGAGCCGAGGGTGATCCTTTTCGGCCTCGGGACGCTCAGTGTCGGCCTCGTTTTCTTCGTCATCTGGTCCTGGCGGGTTCGGCGCTGGCCCTTCACCGGGGTTGAGAACCGAACCTAG
- a CDS encoding sensor histidine kinase KdpD, producing MVPIVSVERPNPDELLRSVDEEERRARRGKLTVFFGAAPGVGKTYAMLEAAQGERGEGRDVVVGVAEPHGRQETAALLEGLEVLPRRRVPYRSIIIEEFDLDGALARRPGLLLVDELAHTNAEGSRHVKRWQDVEELLQAGIDVYTTLNVQHVESLTDVVAQITGVTIRETVPDSILETAEEIRLVDLTPDELLERLREGKVYVPEQAHRAIESFFRKGNLIALREIALRRTAERVDAEMRQYRRAKGIETTWAASERILVCVSWSPHSARVIRDACRMARGLHAPWLAVYVETPASIRLSKEDRTCLSQNLSLAAQLGADVETLSDERAAEAIVRLARERNATKIVVGKPRNRGWRERLVGSFVDDLVRHTGDIDIYVTAGGAETAEWVPDRRSDREPGRAGYAAAAALVALATGLGWVAFGPDYLTDIVMVYLLSVVIASLRLGYGPSLFSAALSVLAFDFFFIPPYFSFSVSDLRHVVTFVVMLLVAVVISDLTRRVRNQAQAARERERHTAALYDMSRELARSMENRGLIEGAARHIARLFDSAVAIWAPDEAGGLKVLFRTDERLDLDTKERGVAQWVWTNGREAGLSTSTLPGALGLHLPLVTSRGKLGVLSIVPKDRSRLEDSGERRLLDAFAAQTAVALERVRLVEETQRVRLESERERLRSALLSSVSHDLRTPLAAIEGAATTLLDRQVSFDSSVRHDLLETIREEAERLNRRVRNLLDMTRLQAGAITLNKEWQPLEEAVGAALTQMEERLRGRRVRTDLPENLPLVPLDTVLVEQVLVNLLENALKYTAAEAEIEIGARAGNGEILVEVADQGPGIPPGEEGRIFEPFRRASSERRPGVGLGLAICRAIIQAHGGRIWVENRPRGGASFKFTLPLDGTPPTLAKEPVDGEGTGGRPAQGDPPP from the coding sequence TTGGTTCCGATCGTGTCCGTTGAGCGTCCCAACCCGGACGAGCTCCTGCGCAGCGTGGATGAGGAAGAGCGGCGCGCGCGGCGGGGGAAGCTGACGGTCTTTTTCGGGGCGGCCCCGGGGGTCGGCAAGACCTACGCCATGCTGGAGGCGGCCCAGGGCGAGCGCGGGGAGGGCCGGGACGTGGTGGTGGGGGTGGCGGAGCCCCACGGCCGGCAGGAGACGGCGGCTCTTCTCGAAGGCCTGGAGGTGTTGCCGCGGCGTAGGGTGCCCTACCGATCCATCATCATCGAAGAGTTCGACCTCGATGGGGCCCTCGCCCGACGTCCCGGCCTGCTCCTCGTCGACGAGCTCGCCCACACCAACGCCGAGGGCTCCCGGCACGTGAAGCGCTGGCAAGACGTCGAGGAGCTGCTACAGGCGGGCATCGACGTCTACACGACCCTGAACGTCCAGCACGTCGAGAGCCTCACGGACGTGGTGGCCCAGATCACCGGCGTGACCATCCGCGAGACGGTTCCGGATTCGATCCTGGAGACGGCGGAGGAGATTCGCCTCGTCGACCTCACGCCGGACGAGCTCCTCGAGCGGCTGCGCGAAGGCAAGGTCTACGTACCAGAGCAGGCGCACCGGGCCATCGAGAGCTTCTTCCGCAAAGGGAACCTGATCGCCCTGCGCGAGATCGCGCTGCGCCGCACCGCGGAGCGGGTCGATGCCGAGATGCGCCAGTACCGTCGCGCCAAGGGGATCGAGACCACCTGGGCGGCTTCGGAGCGGATCCTGGTGTGCGTGAGCTGGAGTCCGCACTCGGCGCGGGTGATCCGCGACGCCTGCCGCATGGCGCGCGGGTTGCATGCGCCCTGGCTCGCGGTCTACGTCGAGACCCCGGCTTCGATCCGGCTGTCCAAGGAGGACCGCACGTGCCTATCCCAAAACCTCAGCCTCGCCGCCCAGCTGGGGGCGGATGTGGAGACCCTCAGCGATGAGCGGGCCGCGGAGGCGATCGTGCGCCTGGCTCGGGAGCGCAACGCGACCAAGATCGTGGTGGGCAAGCCCCGAAACCGCGGATGGCGCGAGCGGTTGGTCGGGAGCTTTGTCGACGACCTGGTCCGCCACACCGGCGACATCGACATCTACGTGACCGCGGGGGGGGCGGAGACCGCGGAGTGGGTCCCGGATCGCCGGAGCGACCGAGAGCCTGGGCGAGCCGGCTATGCGGCCGCGGCCGCGCTCGTGGCCCTCGCCACCGGCCTCGGGTGGGTGGCCTTTGGCCCCGACTACCTCACCGACATCGTGATGGTCTATCTGCTGAGCGTCGTGATCGCCTCGCTCCGCTTGGGCTACGGCCCATCCCTTTTCTCCGCCGCCCTCAGCGTACTTGCCTTTGACTTCTTCTTCATCCCCCCCTACTTCTCGTTCAGCGTCAGCGACCTCCGGCACGTGGTCACCTTCGTGGTCATGCTCCTGGTGGCGGTCGTGATCAGCGATCTCACCCGCCGGGTCCGTAACCAGGCGCAGGCGGCGCGGGAGCGGGAACGGCACACCGCCGCTCTCTATGACATGAGCCGGGAGCTGGCCCGAAGCATGGAGAACCGGGGCCTGATCGAAGGGGCGGCGCGGCATATCGCCCGCCTCTTCGACAGCGCGGTGGCCATCTGGGCACCGGACGAGGCGGGCGGGCTGAAGGTCCTCTTTCGGACGGACGAGCGCTTGGATCTCGACACCAAGGAAAGGGGCGTCGCCCAATGGGTGTGGACCAACGGGCGCGAAGCAGGCCTCTCCACGAGCACGCTCCCGGGTGCATTGGGCCTCCACCTCCCCCTCGTGACCTCGCGAGGGAAGCTGGGAGTTCTCAGCATCGTTCCCAAGGACCGCAGCCGGTTGGAGGATTCGGGAGAGCGACGCTTGCTGGACGCTTTCGCGGCCCAGACCGCCGTGGCCCTGGAGCGCGTCCGCCTGGTCGAGGAAACACAGCGCGTGCGTTTGGAGTCCGAGCGCGAAAGGCTGCGAAGCGCGCTCTTGAGCTCGGTCTCCCATGACCTTCGCACCCCGCTCGCCGCCATCGAGGGGGCGGCCACGACTCTCCTGGACCGACAGGTCTCCTTCGACTCCAGCGTGCGGCACGACCTCCTGGAAACCATCCGCGAGGAGGCGGAGCGGCTCAACCGACGCGTTCGCAACCTGCTCGACATGACCCGCCTGCAGGCGGGGGCCATCACCCTGAACAAGGAATGGCAGCCGCTCGAGGAGGCGGTGGGGGCCGCCCTCACCCAGATGGAGGAGAGGCTGCGGGGGCGCCGGGTGCGGACGGACTTGCCGGAGAACCTGCCCCTTGTGCCCCTCGACACCGTGCTCGTCGAGCAGGTCCTCGTCAATCTGCTCGAGAACGCGCTCAAATACACGGCCGCCGAGGCCGAGATCGAGATCGGGGCTCGGGCGGGAAACGGGGAGATCCTGGTGGAGGTGGCCGATCAGGGGCCGGGCATCCCCCCCGGGGAGGAGGGGCGCATTTTTGAGCCCTTCCGCCGGGCGTCCAGCGAGAGACGGCCCGGCGTGGGCCTCGGGCTCGCCATCTGCCGGGCCATCATCCAGGCCCATGGTGGGCGTATCTGGGTTGAGAATCGTCCCCGCGGCGGGGCGTCATTCAAGTTCACGCTTCCCCTAGACGGAACCCCGCCCACCCTCGCTAAGGAACCTGTCGACGGCGAGGGAACTGGGGGGCGGCCAGCTCAGGGTGACCCTCCACCCTGA
- the kdpC gene encoding potassium-transporting ATPase subunit KdpC: MLKTLDIAFRLTIVTLALTGLAYPLAMTVLAQTLFPGRANGSLVTGPGGRIVGSELIGQAFAGPAYFHPRPSAAGDGYDATNSGASNLGPTSAKLRDRVGAEVTRLSKENPGAHDPVPADLATTSASGLDPHISPEAAFWQVPRVAQARAVDEERVKSLVAAYTESRDLGFLGERRLNVLLLNLALDQELGHQVPGAKGAP, encoded by the coding sequence ATGCTCAAGACCCTCGACATTGCGTTCCGGTTGACCATCGTCACCCTGGCCCTTACGGGCCTGGCCTATCCACTGGCCATGACCGTTCTCGCCCAGACCCTCTTCCCGGGCCGCGCGAATGGGAGCCTGGTCACGGGGCCCGGGGGGCGGATCGTGGGTTCGGAGCTGATTGGACAGGCCTTCGCGGGCCCGGCCTACTTTCATCCGCGACCCTCTGCGGCCGGGGATGGATACGACGCCACCAACTCCGGTGCCTCCAACCTGGGTCCCACCTCGGCCAAGCTCCGCGACCGCGTCGGGGCAGAGGTGACCCGCCTGAGCAAGGAGAATCCTGGCGCCCACGACCCCGTGCCCGCGGACCTCGCAACCACGTCGGCCAGTGGCCTCGATCCGCACATCTCCCCCGAAGCCGCCTTCTGGCAGGTGCCACGTGTAGCCCAGGCCCGGGCCGTCGACGAGGAACGCGTGAAGTCCTTGGTCGCGGCCTACACCGAGAGCCGCGATCTCGGTTTCCTGGGCGAACGCCGGCTGAACGTGCTCTTGCTGAACCTCGCCCTCGACCAGGAGCTCGGACACCAGGTGCCGGGAGCGAAAGGCGCCCCCTGA
- the kdpB gene encoding potassium-transporting ATPase subunit KdpB yields MAASNVRAVSAFEPTLLKRAIIDSMLKLSPRQVAKNPVMFVVEVGSVLSTLVWVRDLVAPAAGAPPAWFTGNVALWLWFTVVFANFAEAVAEGRGKAQAAALKGLRRDTIARLLRNNKEERIPASNLRKDDVVVVEAGELVPGDGDVIEGVAFVDESAITGESAPVIRESGGDRSAVTGGTRVISDRIVVRIAVNPGESFLDRMVQLVEGAKRQKTPNEIALHVLLVGLTIIFLIACVTLVPFAVYSGVSISVPVVVALLVCLIPTTIGGLLSAIGIAGMDRLVRSNVIPLSGRAAEAAGDVDTILLDKTGTITLGNRMATEFLPVGGCSPGELAEATQLASLADETPEGRSIVVLAKEKYGLRAREIHELQATFIPFSAMTRMSGVDLDGRQIRKGAPDSILSHVRSLGGSIPAETDGMVRRIAESGGTPLLVSEGLRLLGVIHLKDKVKGGLRERFERFRAMGIRTVMITGDNPLTAAAIAAEAGVDDFLAEATPVQKLELIRAEQAKGKLVAMTGDGTNDAPALAQADVAVSMNTGTQAAKEAGNMIDLDSNPTKLLEIVEVGKQLLMTRGCLTTFSIANDVAKYFAILPALFVGVFPQIAPLNVMHLDPQTAILSAVIFNAIIIVLLIPLALKGVRYRPLGAAAVLKRSLLIYGVGGVIAPFLGIKLIDIVLEFVRMV; encoded by the coding sequence ATGGCTGCCTCGAACGTGCGCGCGGTATCGGCCTTCGAGCCCACCCTGCTGAAGCGGGCGATCATCGACAGCATGCTGAAACTCTCCCCCCGGCAGGTGGCCAAGAACCCCGTGATGTTCGTGGTGGAGGTGGGGAGCGTGCTCTCGACCCTCGTCTGGGTGCGCGACCTTGTCGCCCCGGCCGCAGGCGCCCCTCCCGCCTGGTTCACAGGAAACGTGGCCCTCTGGCTCTGGTTCACGGTCGTCTTCGCGAACTTCGCGGAGGCGGTCGCGGAAGGGCGGGGCAAGGCGCAGGCCGCCGCCCTCAAGGGCCTGCGCCGCGACACGATCGCCCGCCTTCTCCGGAACAATAAGGAGGAGCGCATCCCCGCCTCCAATCTGCGCAAGGACGACGTGGTGGTGGTGGAGGCGGGGGAACTCGTTCCCGGTGACGGCGACGTCATCGAAGGTGTGGCGTTCGTGGACGAGTCCGCGATCACGGGAGAGTCGGCTCCCGTCATCCGCGAGAGCGGCGGGGACCGCTCGGCCGTAACCGGTGGAACGCGCGTCATTTCGGATCGGATCGTGGTGCGTATCGCCGTGAACCCGGGGGAGTCCTTCCTCGACCGAATGGTGCAGCTGGTGGAGGGAGCGAAGCGTCAGAAGACTCCGAACGAGATAGCCCTGCACGTTCTGCTCGTGGGTTTGACCATCATCTTCCTGATCGCCTGCGTGACCCTCGTTCCCTTTGCCGTCTACTCGGGCGTCAGCATCTCTGTCCCCGTGGTGGTGGCCCTGCTCGTCTGCCTCATTCCCACCACGATCGGCGGGCTGCTCTCCGCCATCGGGATCGCAGGCATGGACCGTCTCGTCCGCAGCAACGTGATCCCGCTCAGCGGGCGGGCGGCGGAGGCGGCGGGCGACGTCGATACCATACTCTTGGACAAGACCGGCACTATCACCCTCGGTAACCGCATGGCGACCGAGTTCCTCCCCGTGGGGGGCTGCAGCCCGGGGGAGCTGGCGGAGGCGACCCAGCTCGCCAGCCTTGCCGACGAGACGCCGGAGGGCCGCTCCATCGTCGTGCTCGCCAAGGAGAAATACGGGCTTCGGGCGCGGGAGATCCATGAGCTGCAGGCCACCTTCATCCCGTTCTCCGCGATGACGCGGATGAGCGGAGTGGACTTGGACGGTCGCCAGATCCGCAAAGGGGCTCCGGACTCCATCTTGAGCCACGTGCGGTCCCTCGGCGGGAGCATCCCCGCAGAGACGGACGGCATGGTCCGGCGGATCGCCGAATCCGGGGGAACGCCCCTCCTCGTTTCTGAGGGTCTCCGCTTGCTGGGGGTCATCCACCTCAAGGACAAGGTGAAGGGAGGGCTACGCGAGCGGTTCGAGCGGTTCCGGGCCATGGGGATACGCACGGTGATGATCACCGGCGACAATCCCTTGACGGCGGCCGCCATCGCCGCCGAAGCAGGGGTCGACGATTTTCTGGCCGAGGCCACGCCCGTTCAGAAGCTGGAGTTGATCCGGGCCGAACAGGCCAAGGGCAAGCTGGTCGCGATGACGGGAGACGGGACAAACGACGCGCCCGCCCTCGCCCAAGCAGACGTCGCGGTGTCCATGAATACGGGCACCCAGGCGGCCAAGGAAGCCGGGAACATGATCGACCTCGACTCCAACCCCACGAAACTCCTGGAGATCGTGGAGGTGGGGAAGCAGCTGTTGATGACCCGCGGATGCTTGACCACCTTCTCCATCGCCAACGACGTAGCCAAGTATTTCGCCATCCTCCCCGCTCTGTTCGTGGGGGTGTTCCCGCAGATCGCTCCCCTAAACGTCATGCATTTGGACCCGCAGACCGCGATTCTGTCCGCGGTCATCTTCAACGCGATCATCATCGTGCTCCTGATACCGCTGGCCCTGAAAGGCGTACGGTACCGTCCTCTGGGAGCGGCCGCGGTCCTCAAGCGTTCGCTGCTCATCTACGGAGTGGGCGGTGTGATAGCGCCCTTCTTGGGCATTAAGCTCATCGATATCGTCCTCGAGTTCGTCCGTATGGTCTAG
- the kdpA gene encoding potassium-transporting ATPase subunit KdpA, producing the protein MTANGWLQILLFFLVILALTRPMGNFMFRVLEGDGHWLRRVLGPLERVVYRLCGIDPRREQGWREYTLGVLAFSVFGLLVTYALQRLQHLLPLNPQKFPAVEPGLAFNTAASFTTNTNWQNYTGEATMSYLTQMAGLAWHNFTSAAVGIAVALALARGITRRSDGKAPGTIGNVWADVVRSTLYILLPLSVVFGLMLASQGVIQNLAPYREIATLEGGKQVLAMGPVASQEAIKELGTNGGGFFNANSAHPFENPSPLTNFLEMVLIFMIPAGLTYTFGRMANDRRQGWALFAAMALLFFVGVTVAYWAESKGNPALRGFAVNQAAGNMEGKEVRFGATNSALFATVTTDASCGAVNAMHDSFTPLGGLVPLFNIQLGEVVFGGVGAGLYGILVMAILSVFIAGLMVGRTPEYLGKKIETREVKLAMLYALVFPLIILSLSGWAAVEPYGTSTLGNTGPHGLTEILYAFTSVAGNNGSAFAGLNGNTPFYNVALGLGMLAGRFWMMIPALGIAGALAGKKVSPPGPGTFPTNGALFVVLLVGVVVIVGALTFFPALCLSPVVEHFLALNGKVY; encoded by the coding sequence ATGACCGCGAATGGATGGCTGCAGATCTTGCTCTTCTTCCTCGTGATCCTGGCCCTCACCAGGCCCATGGGGAATTTCATGTTTCGAGTCCTGGAGGGCGACGGACACTGGCTCAGGCGCGTCCTCGGGCCCCTGGAGAGAGTGGTCTATCGGCTGTGCGGGATCGATCCGCGACGAGAGCAGGGCTGGCGGGAATACACCCTCGGCGTGCTTGCCTTCAGTGTCTTTGGGCTGCTGGTCACCTATGCGCTGCAAAGGCTGCAGCACCTGCTCCCCTTGAACCCGCAGAAGTTTCCCGCTGTCGAGCCGGGCCTCGCCTTCAACACGGCCGCCAGTTTCACCACCAACACCAACTGGCAGAACTACACGGGCGAGGCCACCATGAGCTACCTCACCCAGATGGCCGGCCTCGCCTGGCACAACTTCACCTCCGCAGCGGTCGGGATCGCGGTCGCCCTCGCCCTGGCCCGCGGGATCACTAGACGATCGGACGGGAAGGCGCCGGGGACGATCGGAAACGTCTGGGCGGACGTGGTCCGCTCGACCCTCTACATCCTGCTCCCTTTGAGCGTGGTTTTCGGTCTGATGCTCGCCTCCCAGGGCGTGATCCAGAACCTCGCCCCCTACCGAGAAATTGCGACCCTGGAGGGAGGCAAGCAGGTTCTCGCCATGGGCCCGGTGGCCTCGCAGGAGGCGATCAAGGAGCTGGGAACGAACGGGGGCGGCTTCTTCAACGCCAACAGCGCCCACCCCTTCGAGAACCCCTCCCCGCTCACCAACTTCCTGGAGATGGTCCTGATCTTCATGATCCCGGCCGGCCTCACCTACACCTTCGGCCGAATGGCCAACGACCGCCGACAGGGCTGGGCTCTCTTTGCCGCCATGGCGCTTTTGTTCTTCGTGGGGGTAACCGTTGCGTATTGGGCGGAGTCCAAAGGCAACCCGGCGCTGAGAGGGTTCGCCGTGAACCAGGCCGCGGGCAACATGGAAGGGAAAGAGGTCCGCTTCGGGGCCACGAACTCGGCCCTGTTCGCGACCGTCACCACCGACGCTTCGTGCGGGGCGGTCAACGCCATGCACGACAGCTTCACACCCTTGGGGGGTCTCGTCCCCCTCTTCAACATCCAGCTCGGAGAAGTCGTTTTCGGCGGGGTGGGGGCGGGGCTCTACGGGATCCTGGTCATGGCCATCCTCTCCGTTTTCATCGCGGGTCTGATGGTAGGGCGGACGCCCGAGTACCTGGGCAAGAAGATTGAAACTCGGGAAGTGAAGCTCGCCATGCTCTACGCGCTGGTATTCCCGCTCATCATTCTTAGTCTGAGCGGCTGGGCGGCCGTCGAGCCCTACGGGACCTCCACTCTCGGCAACACGGGGCCCCACGGACTCACCGAGATCCTCTACGCCTTCACAAGCGTGGCCGGAAACAACGGATCCGCCTTCGCGGGCCTGAACGGCAACACCCCCTTTTATAACGTCGCGCTGGGGCTGGGCATGCTGGCCGGCCGTTTCTGGATGATGATCCCCGCCCTCGGCATCGCGGGCGCGCTCGCGGGAAAGAAGGTCAGCCCTCCCGGGCCAGGCACCTTCCCCACCAACGGGGCCCTGTTCGTGGTGCTTTTGGTGGGGGTGGTGGTGATCGTGGGAGCTTTGACCTTTTTCCCGGCCCTCTGCCTGAGCCCAGTGGTCGAACACTTCCTGGCCTTGAACGGAAAGGTGTACTGA
- the kdpF gene encoding K(+)-transporting ATPase subunit F, with protein sequence MSFELFLGLVISLLVLVYLVYALLRPERF encoded by the coding sequence TTGAGCTTTGAGCTTTTCCTGGGCCTCGTCATTTCCTTGCTGGTGCTCGTTTACCTCGTTTACGCCCTCTTGCGCCCGGAGCGCTTCTGA
- a CDS encoding outer membrane beta-barrel protein encodes MLSSTAFTGEFRVDTAYHYSFNRPQDDTISGSSEVFRHNEFQLTQLGIGGDFNYKNVQGRLMTQFGMYSFTTPRNDASPARGQWTLDGAYRYISEAYGGYHINKWNGINVQAGIFMSYVGLWSYYNFDNWTYQPSYVSSNTPWFFNGMRVQIFPNDKLKIEPWFINGWQSYGKFNNTPGLGLQVLWRPNGWLSLLGNQYFGADTLATPDRKRVHTDDSVMVKYYDKGGLKAAASLTLDAGCEYGGGVSCSGGTALSPSQYFLGFMAYNRLWLDHGRYGFTIGGGAITNPGRYLVLVPPINGATAFSGTPYFTANPGDVFKAWDMQVTLDYMPNQFVTFRLEGNHRAANVPYFSGSGGVTPPGGNVGPAGSAVPGFSPDLRKSENRLTFAFLVKL; translated from the coding sequence GTGCTCTCAAGCACCGCCTTCACCGGAGAGTTCAGGGTCGACACCGCCTACCACTACAGCTTCAACCGCCCGCAGGACGACACGATCTCCGGCTCGAGCGAGGTATTCCGGCACAACGAGTTCCAGCTCACCCAGCTGGGCATCGGTGGCGACTTCAATTACAAGAACGTGCAGGGCCGGCTGATGACCCAATTCGGGATGTACTCCTTCACCACGCCCCGCAACGACGCGAGCCCGGCGCGCGGGCAATGGACCCTGGATGGTGCCTACCGCTACATCTCCGAGGCGTACGGTGGCTATCACATCAACAAGTGGAACGGCATCAACGTCCAGGCCGGCATCTTCATGTCGTACGTGGGCCTTTGGAGCTACTACAACTTCGACAACTGGACCTACCAGCCTTCCTACGTCTCATCGAACACGCCGTGGTTTTTCAACGGCATGCGCGTCCAGATCTTCCCGAACGACAAGCTGAAGATCGAGCCCTGGTTCATCAACGGTTGGCAGTCGTACGGTAAGTTCAACAACACACCCGGGCTCGGGCTTCAGGTTCTCTGGCGCCCGAACGGCTGGCTCTCGCTCCTCGGCAACCAGTACTTCGGCGCCGACACGCTCGCCACCCCGGACCGCAAACGCGTCCACACCGATGACAGCGTCATGGTCAAGTACTACGACAAGGGAGGGCTCAAGGCCGCGGCTTCCCTCACCCTCGACGCGGGATGCGAGTACGGCGGTGGCGTGAGTTGCTCGGGCGGCACCGCCCTGAGCCCGTCGCAGTACTTCCTCGGCTTCATGGCCTACAACCGGCTGTGGCTCGATCACGGCCGCTACGGCTTCACGATCGGCGGTGGGGCCATCACCAACCCGGGGCGGTACCTGGTGCTGGTGCCGCCCATCAACGGTGCGACGGCCTTCTCGGGAACGCCGTACTTCACCGCCAACCCGGGCGACGTGTTCAAGGCCTGGGACATGCAAGTGACGCTAGACTACATGCCGAATCAGTTCGTGACTTTTCGGCTGGAGGGCAATCACCGGGCGGCAAACGTCCCCTACTTTTCGGGGTCGGGAGGGGTGACGCCGCCAGGAGGCAACGTAGGGCCCGCTGGTTCAGCGGTTCCGGGCTTTTCTCCGGATCTTCGTAAGTCCGAGAACCGACTCACGTTCGCTTTCCTCGTAAAGCTCTGA
- a CDS encoding DedA family protein: MQWVAQYGYVAIFSLLVLGIIGLPIPDETLLLFVGYLIYKGQLRPIPSLASAFLGSLCGITLSYAVGRTFGLYVIRKYGRYVRVTDERMKRVHRWFQQMGRWALTFGYYVPGVRHLTAYVAGASKLELPVFALFAYSGGLLWSGTFIGLGYALGQRWSHVGLGQLHLALTAAVALILIFAYIWYRRRGSA; the protein is encoded by the coding sequence ATGCAGTGGGTCGCTCAGTACGGCTATGTCGCGATCTTCTCTCTCCTCGTGCTCGGGATCATTGGCCTGCCCATACCAGACGAGACGCTCCTCCTGTTTGTGGGCTACCTCATCTATAAAGGGCAGCTCCGGCCCATCCCGAGCCTGGCCTCCGCCTTTCTGGGCAGCCTCTGCGGGATCACCCTCAGCTACGCGGTCGGACGTACCTTCGGGTTGTACGTCATCAGAAAATACGGCCGGTACGTTCGCGTCACCGACGAGCGGATGAAGCGGGTTCACCGTTGGTTTCAGCAGATGGGCCGGTGGGCTCTCACCTTCGGCTACTACGTGCCGGGCGTGAGACACCTCACGGCGTATGTCGCGGGGGCGTCGAAGCTGGAACTGCCCGTCTTTGCTCTATTCGCCTACAGCGGCGGACTCCTCTGGTCAGGGACCTTCATCGGCTTGGGTTACGCACTCGGCCAGAGATGGTCGCACGTGGGGCTCGGTCAGCTTCACTTGGCGCTGACCGCCGCTGTCGCCCTCATCCTGATCTTTGCGTACATCTGGTACCGGAGGCGGGGATCGGCTTGA
- a CDS encoding twin-arginine translocase TatA/TatE family subunit, with the protein MFGTLGAPEVLLILIVFVLIFGTSRLPQLGKGIGEGIRNFKKAMKDEPEQGKNGKKET; encoded by the coding sequence ATGTTTGGCACCCTTGGCGCACCCGAAGTCTTGCTCATCCTTATCGTGTTCGTGCTCATCTTCGGCACGAGTCGTCTTCCCCAGCTCGGAAAGGGCATTGGCGAAGGCATTCGGAACTTCAAGAAAGCCATGAAGGACGAACCCGAGCAGGGAAAGAACGGAAAGAAGGAGACGTAG